One Candidatus Nitrotoga arctica genomic window, TTTCGACCAGACCAATCAAGCCTATGGCTGAAGCGATTGGGCTGGTTGCCGAATGCTGATGAGTTGACTGAATTAGCTCATCTGGAGGTTAGATCGCGTCCTGATCCGCTGGGCTGGCTAGCTAAGAAACTGGGCGTGGTTGACAAGCGTAGCGTTTGGCAGTGGTTGCTGTATTTATTTATATTCCCTCCGGGCCACGCCGCGCGCACTGAAACCTCTTTCTGGAGTACTTTTCTAACCTTGTCAGTTAACACTATCGGTCTGTTGTTTTTAACAGGGGAGTGGATTGTACTGGCAGGCGTTCGAGTCCTAAGATGGCTTTGGCAGCGGTTACTTTCTTTCCTGCCAGCAGTGGACCACGAGGCAGTTGGTCGTCGCTTGGAGGGCTGGCTGGAGACACCATCTTTTCGAAAGCCTTTGCTACTTTGGTTACTGGTTCTATTTTCAGCATTCTTTTTCTGGCTGGTGGTTACCACTCCCTTTACCTGGTTTGGACAGTTTTTATTCCTTGTTTGCTTGTGGGGAACTGCGCTGTTCGTACGGCGTATTCCCGGTAATCTGCCCGCTCTGATATTGATCGCCCTTTCAGTGCTCGCTTCATGCCGTTACGGCTGGTGGCGATTGACTCAGACCATCCCGCTGGATTCCGGCTGGGAGACTTTTCTTGCCATCGGTTTGCTCCTTGCGGAGATATATACCTGGCTGGTTCTTCTGCTCGGCTATATCCAGAATGCCTGGCCGCTCAAGCGGCACACCTTGAGCCTGCCATTGGACACTTCCGTGTGGCCCAGTGTTGATGTCTTCATTCCCACCTACAACGAGCCGCTCAAGGTGTTGGAGCCGACGGTTCTTGCAGCCAAGGGGATAGACTGGCCCAGGGATAAGCTCAATATTTATATTCTCGACGATGGGCGACGGGATGAATTTCGTCGCTTTGCCAAGGAAGCCGGCGTGGGCTACATCATTCGACCCGACAACGCCCATGCCAAAGCGGGCAATCTGAACCATGCACTAAAATTGACCCACGGCGAGTACGTGGCCATTTTTGACTGCGACCACCTACCGACCAATTCCTTTCTGCAGTCTACAATGGCCTGGTTTTTCAAGGACAAGCGTTGTGCCATGCTGCAGACGCCTCATCACTTCTTTTCTCCTGACACCTTTGAGCGCAATCTAGGCACTTTCCGCCGTGTTCCCAACGAGGGCGCCTTGTTCTATGGCTTGATTCAGGACGGCAATGATTTCTGGAATGCCACCTTTTTCTGTGGTTCTTGTGCGGTGTTGCGTCGGGGGCCACTCGAAGAGGTGGGGGGAGTTGCCGTGGAAACGGTGACCGAAGATGCCCACACCGCACTTAAACTCCATCGACTTGGCTACACTACCGCCTATATTAATATTCCCTTGG contains:
- the bcsA gene encoding UDP-forming cellulose synthase catalytic subunit — protein: MRPVVLWVVRHLGVFRPDQSSLWLKRLGWLPNADELTELAHLEVRSRPDPLGWLAKKLGVVDKRSVWQWLLYLFIFPPGHAARTETSFWSTFLTLSVNTIGLLFLTGEWIVLAGVRVLRWLWQRLLSFLPAVDHEAVGRRLEGWLETPSFRKPLLLWLLVLFSAFFFWLVVTTPFTWFGQFLFLVCLWGTALFVRRIPGNLPALILIALSVLASCRYGWWRLTQTIPLDSGWETFLAIGLLLAEIYTWLVLLLGYIQNAWPLKRHTLSLPLDTSVWPSVDVFIPTYNEPLKVLEPTVLAAKGIDWPRDKLNIYILDDGRRDEFRRFAKEAGVGYIIRPDNAHAKAGNLNHALKLTHGEYVAIFDCDHLPTNSFLQSTMAWFFKDKRCAMLQTPHHFFSPDTFERNLGTFRRVPNEGALFYGLIQDGNDFWNATFFCGSCAVLRRGPLEEVGGVAVETVTEDAHTALKLHRLGYTTAYINIPLAAGLATESLSSHIGQRIRWARGMAQIFRIDNPFLGKGLSFFQRICYSNAMLHFFYGIPRLIFLTAPLTYLYFEVHIISAAAAMLALYVLPHMLQANLANAHIQGSHRHSFWAEVYESVLAWYIILPTAVAIFNPKAGKFNVTAKGGLIEHSFFDWTISKPYIVLAALNIVGLTIGLGRLFFWNTFEMGTVLLNLTWTIYNLLILGAAIGVATEARQVRVSHRVSANLLVALHFTDGSTKMCRTEDYSMTGLGLLLDRELALPVKERVWVSLWHGEVEFTFPARVIASHGNKLGVQFDNLSIEQEANLVRCTFARADAWSNWSDEQGADRPLQSFKEIAIFGFKGYRSLWRNLGKSLARQRQLVRS